The nucleotide window CCGTAACAACACTTTATAATAGGCTCTGGGGTAAAATCTTTTCGGGGAGAATGGATATGGATCATTTTTGGGAAAATGAATATATAGTTACAGCTGGTTATTATAGTGTATCGATTCTTTGCATCGTCGTATTCCTGGCTGTTTTTGAACTGGTGACAAAATACCGAAACTGGGAAGAAATCAAAAAAGGGAATATTTCCGTTGCGATGGCTACCGGCGGGAAAATCTTCGGTGTAGCCAATATATTCCGTTATTCCATCAATCAGCATGACTCACTGCTCACGATGATCAGCTGGGGAGTTTTCGGCTTCGTCTTGCTTTTGATTGGATACTTTATTTTTGAATTCCTGACACCAAAGTTCAACATTGATAAAGAAATAGAAAACGACAACCGTGCAGTAGGACTGATATCCATGGTCATTTCAATCGGTCTGTCTTATATCATCGGAGCAGGAATTTAACAGGGGGATCTAAAAGAGTGGAAAAACTGACCAAAATATTGCTGATTCTATGTGGAATTTTTCTGCTAGTCGGCATTGTTTATATGATGTTTTTTGTATAAAAGCAAAGAAAACCGCCTCTATTGGCGGTTTTTTCATGCATTTTAAGGGTGATAGGTTAAAGCAGGCTCAGGATATGAAATAGGAGTTTGTCCCTATAAACCACGAAAAAACTATTCTAATTGTCATAAAAAGGCCATTATATTATAATGAGAGATAGAATTTTCAAAAAATTTTAAATAAGGAGGCAACAAGATGGAAGTAGCAAAGCCATGGCTGTCGCAGTACCCTCCAGAAATTCCGTCCCACTTGGATCTTCAGCAAGCAACGGTGCAGGATTATTTGAAGCAGACTGCTGAGAAATACCCAGATAAGGTGGCAATCCACTTTATGGGAAAAGAACTAACGTATAAGCAAGTTTACAACTATGCGAAAAAACTGGCTGCCTATTTGCAAGACCTGGGAATTGAAAAAGGGGATAGGGTCGCGATCATGCTCCCGAACACTCCTCAGTCGATCATCAGTTACTATGCAATCCTGATGGCAGGAGGGATAGTCGTCCAAACGAACCCTCTCTATATGGAACGTGAACTTGAATACCAGATGAAGGACTCTGGAGCGAAAGCAATCATTACGCTCGACATTTTATTCCCAAGGGTCTCCAAGGTCATCGCAAACACGGATTTAGAGAATGTGATTGTAACCGCTATCAAGGATTATCTTCCTTTCCCTAAAAACCTTGTCTATCCATTCATCCAGAAAAAACAGTATGGCATTATCGTAAATGTCAAGCATGAAGGGCAGAATCATCTTTTTACTGAAATTATGAAACAGCCTGCAGGCAAAATTAAAGAATACGATTATGATTTTGAAGAAGACTTGGCTTTATTACAATATACGGGCGGAACAACAGGGTTTCCAAAAGGGGTTATGCTGACTCATAAAAACCTGGTTGCAAATGCGGCGATGAGCAATGCATGGCTTTACAAATGCAAAGAGGGTGAAGAAACAGTTCTTGGAATCCTGCCGTTTTTCCATGTTTATGGCATGACAGCTGTATTGATCCTATCCGTAATGCAAGGTTCGAAAATGGTTCTATTGCCAAAATTCGATCCTGAAACAACATTAAAGACCATCCAGAAACAGAAGCCTACACTGTTTCCAGGAGCACCAACAATTTATATCGGTTTGCTGAACCACCCTGACCTGAAAAAATATGACCTGTCTTCCATCGATTCCTGTATAAGCGGCTCAGCTCCTCTGCCTGCCGAGGTCCAGGAGAAGTTTGAAGAGATAACAGGAGGAAAGCTTGTTGAAGGGTACGGCCTTACTGAATCGTCGCCAGTCACCCATGCAAATTTCCTTTGGGATAAAATACGTGTGAAGGGCAGTATTGGAGTACCATGGCCGGATACAGATTCAATCATCCTGTCAATGGAAACGGGCGAACCGCTGCCACCGGGTGAAATAGGAGAAATAGCAGTCAAAGGTCCGCAAGTGATGAAGGGGTATTGGAACAAGCCCGAAGAGACCGAGCAAACACTTAAAGATGGATGGCTGCTTACTGGAGACCTTGGGTATATGGACGAGGAAGGATATTTTTATATTGTCGACCGGAAGAAAGATATGATCATTGCCGGAGGCTTCAATATTTATCCGCGGGAAATTGAAGAAGTCCTATATGAACATCCATCGATCCAGGAGGTTGTAGCAGCTGGAATTCCAGACCCTTATCGGGGTGAAACGGTAAA belongs to Mesobacillus subterraneus and includes:
- a CDS encoding DUF350 domain-containing protein, encoding MDHFWENEYIVTAGYYSVSILCIVVFLAVFELVTKYRNWEEIKKGNISVAMATGGKIFGVANIFRYSINQHDSLLTMISWGVFGFVLLLIGYFIFEFLTPKFNIDKEIENDNRAVGLISMVISIGLSYIIGAGI
- a CDS encoding long-chain-fatty-acid--CoA ligase, with product MEVAKPWLSQYPPEIPSHLDLQQATVQDYLKQTAEKYPDKVAIHFMGKELTYKQVYNYAKKLAAYLQDLGIEKGDRVAIMLPNTPQSIISYYAILMAGGIVVQTNPLYMERELEYQMKDSGAKAIITLDILFPRVSKVIANTDLENVIVTAIKDYLPFPKNLVYPFIQKKQYGIIVNVKHEGQNHLFTEIMKQPAGKIKEYDYDFEEDLALLQYTGGTTGFPKGVMLTHKNLVANAAMSNAWLYKCKEGEETVLGILPFFHVYGMTAVLILSVMQGSKMVLLPKFDPETTLKTIQKQKPTLFPGAPTIYIGLLNHPDLKKYDLSSIDSCISGSAPLPAEVQEKFEEITGGKLVEGYGLTESSPVTHANFLWDKIRVKGSIGVPWPDTDSIILSMETGEPLPPGEIGEIAVKGPQVMKGYWNKPEETEQTLKDGWLLTGDLGYMDEEGYFYIVDRKKDMIIAGGFNIYPREIEEVLYEHPSIQEVVAAGIPDPYRGETVKVYVVLKEGAQATEEDLNEYCRKHLAAYKVPRLYEFRKELPKTAVGKILRRALVDEEKAKNQEDQQKHA